AGTCATTAGTGAAACTGTTGTTAAAAGGTGTCAATTCAAACATATTAAGTTCCTCCTTTAATAGTTTTTTGTTAGCACTCATCACTGATGAGTGCTAACAACTTTAAAGTACACCTTTTTGAATGTTTTGTCAATACCTTTTTTGGTTTTTTATTAAAATTTTTGATTATTAAATTCTACCTTTCCAAAGTCCGTGTATATTACAATACTCCCTAGCATAAACATTATCTAATTTCTCAATTTTAAAAACAACTTCTGGTATATCATCAGGAGCTAATTCTTTTCTATATATTCTATTCCCTGCGATTAATTCTATCCACTGAATATAATGCTTTTTCGTCATTGGATGGCTTTCGTTTTCTCCAATTCTTACCTTATACCCACCTTCTATTTTTTCAATAAATGGTACATGTTTTTCTTTTGAAGTATCAGCTGTTTGTTCTTTTAATAATTCCATCTTTTGACCACAACAA
This Abyssisolibacter fermentans DNA region includes the following protein-coding sequences:
- a CDS encoding desulfoferrodoxin, with protein sequence MTSNLEIYKCDICNNIVEVLHGEGVPLVCCGQKMELLKEQTADTSKEKHVPFIEKIEGGYKVRIGENESHPMTKKHYIQWIELIAGNRIYRKELAPDDIPEVVFKIEKLDNVYAREYCNIHGLWKGRI